A genomic segment from Flexistipes sp. encodes:
- a CDS encoding HlyD family secretion protein, producing MNKKVKIALGILILGLILFGFVAYKWLKYREIYATTNAAFIRSEQISRINFKRVAGRISKIYVEEGETVKKGDIIAEINAEVYRLKKKGLIHKVKSLQSEMLSLEHKISKIKNEISINIEKLKKEEKALREEKKALNAKINEVNAQLTQVKKDYKRYRNLYQKGAVSENSFEDIATKLKVLKSKKGSLEYKLSSLDYKISAFQERMQLIKENKKVIAELKSKKESLREKINGLQTEIEDTENLISYTKLKAPMQGVIGKKFANAGTVVNSETPIVSIVDTRHIYAEVLLEETKINGVDKGDKVYITPDADSGQKYEGVVREIYPASAATYALIPRDITAGEFTEVAQRIPIKVSITDGDTGLLRIGMGVDVEIKR from the coding sequence GTGAACAAAAAAGTCAAAATTGCACTGGGAATACTGATTTTAGGATTAATACTATTTGGTTTTGTGGCCTACAAATGGCTTAAATACAGAGAAATTTATGCAACAACAAACGCCGCTTTCATTCGCAGCGAACAGATATCCCGCATTAATTTTAAACGTGTGGCAGGCAGAATATCAAAAATATACGTTGAAGAGGGGGAAACAGTAAAGAAGGGAGATATTATTGCCGAAATAAACGCTGAAGTTTATCGTTTAAAGAAGAAAGGTCTTATTCATAAAGTAAAGTCTCTTCAAAGCGAGATGTTAAGTTTAGAACACAAAATTTCCAAAATAAAAAATGAGATAAGCATTAACATTGAAAAGTTAAAAAAAGAAGAAAAAGCACTCAGAGAGGAAAAGAAGGCACTGAATGCCAAAATCAATGAAGTTAACGCCCAACTGACCCAGGTTAAAAAGGATTATAAACGGTACAGGAATTTATATCAAAAAGGAGCTGTTTCAGAAAACAGTTTCGAGGACATCGCCACAAAACTGAAAGTATTGAAAAGCAAAAAAGGCTCACTTGAATACAAGCTGAGTTCCCTGGATTACAAAATATCGGCTTTTCAGGAAAGAATGCAGCTTATAAAGGAAAACAAAAAAGTTATAGCTGAACTTAAATCAAAGAAAGAATCGTTGAGAGAAAAGATAAACGGCCTTCAAACGGAGATTGAGGACACCGAAAATCTAATTTCATATACAAAACTAAAAGCTCCGATGCAGGGCGTCATAGGCAAAAAATTTGCAAATGCTGGAACCGTCGTAAACAGTGAGACTCCAATTGTTTCAATAGTCGATACCAGACATATTTATGCAGAGGTGCTGTTGGAAGAGACCAAAATAAACGGGGTGGATAAAGGAGACAAGGTTTATATAACTCCCGATGCCGATTCAGGGCAAAAATATGAAGGCGTGGTCAGGGAGATTTATCCGGCTTCTGCTGCGACGTACGCACTGATACCAAGAGATATTACAGCGGGAGAGTTCACCGAAGTCGCCCAGAGAATACCCATTAAAGTTTCAATTACCGATGGGGATACCGGCCTTTTAAGAATAGGCATGGGTGTGGATGTTGAAATAAAGCGTTAA
- a CDS encoding DHA2 family efflux MFS transporter permease subunit — translation MTFNDETPLYEQIDLLTRILITFVVMTGTFMAILDTTIVDVVIPKMIAPLKTDLYGVQWVITSYMAAAATGLLLIESLDKVLGLRVMFIMGITLFTLSSVACGFAENLTQMIIARSAQGVGEAFVVATAQTILFSIYPPNRKGIAMGIYGMGVSFAPALGPTLGGWLTEHLTWRYIFFVNLPVGIMVVLVGILILPKIIKQKQKLRFNFISYTFLGTFTISLLILLSKGQQLGWFQSDFIIIAFIIAVAALLLYAIAELLSKHKLIDFKIFKVPQYRYACVIYFFTLGLSIYQLFYMIPLFYENLKGYSTLNTGLHMLGFAVFIGMTSPIAGILSDKFGEKYVLVVNAALYITTSIFLMPNLNYFTPSLRTILLTIPLGFSLGTFFAPITTMAMRHLREYTSLGVSLMHYLRFMGGAFGTAIATNTLQSKTALHYEGIISIQNFDYVKMYLNSVSEKFSAYMPEQMAELRSEALLAKLQQLMGLNEAFQDVFLHAGFFGIFGLSFLILIFLHDKKIEKNDKTV, via the coding sequence ATGACATTCAATGACGAAACCCCCCTTTACGAACAAATTGATCTGCTTACCCGCATACTGATAACATTCGTGGTCATGACCGGTACTTTTATGGCCATTCTTGACACCACAATAGTAGACGTTGTTATCCCGAAAATGATTGCCCCGTTAAAAACCGATTTGTACGGTGTCCAATGGGTAATCACTTCCTACATGGCAGCTGCAGCCACCGGCCTTTTGCTCATAGAATCCCTGGATAAAGTTCTTGGGTTGAGAGTCATGTTTATCATGGGCATCACCCTTTTCACCCTTTCAAGCGTAGCATGCGGTTTCGCTGAGAACCTTACCCAGATGATCATTGCAAGGAGTGCCCAGGGGGTGGGGGAAGCCTTTGTTGTTGCAACAGCCCAAACTATTCTCTTTTCCATTTATCCGCCCAACAGAAAAGGTATTGCAATGGGCATTTACGGGATGGGTGTCAGTTTTGCACCGGCTCTCGGCCCCACCCTCGGAGGCTGGCTAACTGAACATTTGACATGGCGCTATATATTTTTCGTAAATTTACCGGTGGGGATTATGGTAGTCCTGGTGGGGATACTTATTCTTCCCAAAATTATCAAACAGAAACAAAAACTCCGCTTTAATTTTATCAGCTACACCTTTCTGGGAACCTTTACAATATCGCTGCTGATACTTTTATCAAAGGGGCAGCAGCTTGGATGGTTTCAGTCTGATTTTATAATTATAGCCTTTATCATAGCCGTTGCAGCGCTTTTACTTTACGCAATAGCTGAACTGTTATCAAAACACAAACTTATCGATTTCAAAATATTCAAAGTTCCCCAGTACAGGTATGCCTGCGTTATTTATTTTTTCACACTGGGATTGTCCATCTATCAGCTCTTTTATATGATACCGCTATTTTATGAGAATCTAAAAGGCTATTCCACCCTGAATACCGGCTTACATATGCTGGGATTCGCTGTTTTTATAGGAATGACATCGCCGATAGCGGGAATTTTATCCGATAAATTCGGGGAAAAATATGTATTGGTTGTGAATGCAGCACTCTATATAACAACAAGTATTTTTCTGATGCCCAACCTCAACTACTTTACTCCCTCACTGAGAACGATACTGCTTACCATACCTTTGGGTTTTTCACTGGGAACGTTCTTTGCTCCTATAACAACAATGGCAATGCGCCACCTGAGAGAGTACACAAGTCTGGGGGTCAGCCTTATGCATTATCTGAGATTTATGGGAGGGGCATTCGGCACGGCAATAGCCACCAACACATTACAGTCAAAAACGGCTCTGCACTATGAAGGGATTATATCCATACAGAATTTTGATTATGTAAAAATGTATCTAAACAGCGTTTCGGAAAAATTTTCAGCCTATATGCCTGAACAAATGGCTGAACTCAGATCAGAAGCGCTTCTTGCAAAACTGCAGCAACTAATGGGATTGAATGAAGCTTTCCAGGATGTTTTTCTGCATGCCGGTTTTTTCGGTATCTTCGGTCTTTCATTTCTGATACTTATATTTCTGCACGATAAAAAGATTGAAAAAAATGACAAGACGGTCTAA
- the recC gene encoding exodeoxyribonuclease V subunit gamma produces the protein MPLNVYYDVQLENVFDLFADSLEKNRSRDPLESEFVVVQTEGMKKWLSLMLAQRFSVCSNIKFFTPNGIINHLAGRITGEQIKADKKKLAWVIYSALPSHFENRYFDEIKRYTAIDRSGVKRYQLSEKIADIFDQYQVYRPWMLQSWEKGEYVNQNGEKLPEDYWWQPILWQNLCKRDEINRSDVYLRMLNNAGADGAKDENKYIFVFGISVLPPLYVKIFENIGYRFEIEMFLQSPSREYFGTERFYKNADREELKEGVNPLVANLARTGSEFFDFLAEYIDYFSSDMKPKGEESLLQCIQNDIISLKPPEKIIDTHKTEDESIIVNSCHSPMREVQVLYDYLLRFFDEDSNLTPSDIVVMTPDIEEYAPYINAVFGSAAFNDVSIPYSISDKTLSGIYSSVQLFTSFLQISSGRLKFSDIFQFLEKEIVYTKFGLIPPDVEMLKSWCKSSAMKWGWDSDIAEFFNLPYYEDFTVSKGIDRLLLGSAVLAYEWSSFDDIVPSVSVEGENFEILGRFVKYVYTVKRYRDVMEKNYSAEEWLDILNNLQQDLFSGTADNEGLQEINNGIRAFGTYTAGIISEELPVEVVAEFFKSYFRSVEKSGGYMEGGITFCSMIPMRSIPFKIICMIGMNDTSFPRIHKPMEFDLTAVYPAKGDRSTKDNDRYLFLETIMSARKKLYISYTGQSIKDNSDIPPSPVVAELLEYIRQISGGLYSLINKHKLHPFSIAYFDEKEKMFSYSKTNFQIAESYLKAPETDEDREQDILTEDAKPPSEIDIEEIAYFFKNPLRYYFKNNLGIYPENLAQDNEDVEPLNLNNLQKTILKDKLAKESLFSDEQEISLDEMLNYYRKSGFFPPGRFGEYMKEINKNNVSFFINNIKKTLQPPEIKAMDFYLNVKNRKINIRGEYMLSGSVNMLARMAKIKDSDRIKAWLYHIFALYDLLQSNRFSGEFSTLFYSEDKILKFEDYPDLYKNDEKMYENLQSYIRFIVETYLYGSVNPLPLFPVFGCSYAKKIMKGESADFGRSWWAQNVYKNDDKFYLEKLYGDVIPETENLKKLSQIIYLPMLQKESFVGT, from the coding sequence ATGCCGCTTAACGTTTATTACGATGTTCAGCTTGAAAACGTATTTGACCTTTTTGCTGACTCATTGGAAAAAAACAGGAGCAGAGATCCTCTGGAATCCGAATTTGTCGTTGTTCAGACAGAAGGGATGAAAAAGTGGCTTTCTCTTATGCTTGCCCAGCGTTTTTCCGTATGCTCAAATATTAAATTTTTCACACCCAACGGAATTATCAATCATCTTGCCGGCAGAATAACGGGAGAACAAATTAAAGCGGATAAAAAGAAACTTGCCTGGGTAATTTATTCTGCTCTGCCCTCACATTTTGAAAACAGATATTTTGATGAAATAAAAAGATACACAGCAATTGACCGATCGGGAGTTAAACGGTATCAGCTCAGTGAAAAGATTGCAGATATTTTCGACCAATATCAGGTATACAGGCCGTGGATGCTTCAAAGCTGGGAAAAGGGAGAATATGTCAATCAAAATGGCGAAAAACTCCCTGAGGATTACTGGTGGCAGCCGATTTTATGGCAAAATCTTTGCAAACGAGACGAGATTAACAGAAGTGATGTTTATCTGCGTATGCTTAATAATGCCGGAGCGGATGGTGCAAAAGATGAGAACAAATATATTTTTGTGTTTGGAATATCTGTACTTCCGCCACTTTATGTTAAAATTTTCGAAAACATAGGCTATCGTTTTGAAATCGAAATGTTTCTGCAGTCCCCCAGCAGAGAGTATTTCGGAACAGAAAGATTTTACAAAAATGCAGATCGGGAAGAGTTGAAAGAGGGTGTAAATCCCCTTGTGGCAAATCTCGCCAGAACGGGAAGCGAGTTTTTTGATTTCCTTGCTGAATATATCGATTATTTTTCCTCTGATATGAAACCGAAAGGAGAGGAATCACTGCTCCAATGTATTCAAAATGATATTATATCGTTAAAACCTCCTGAAAAAATTATAGACACACATAAAACTGAAGATGAAAGTATCATTGTAAACTCCTGCCACAGCCCGATGAGGGAAGTCCAGGTTTTATACGATTATCTTTTGAGATTTTTTGATGAAGACTCGAATCTTACGCCGTCTGATATTGTTGTAATGACGCCTGATATTGAGGAATATGCACCTTATATAAATGCGGTATTTGGTTCCGCAGCTTTCAACGATGTGAGTATCCCCTATTCCATAAGTGATAAAACACTTTCGGGGATATATTCATCCGTTCAGTTGTTCACTTCATTTTTGCAGATATCATCAGGGAGATTAAAGTTTTCCGATATTTTCCAGTTCCTTGAAAAGGAGATTGTTTACACCAAATTCGGCCTTATTCCACCGGATGTGGAGATGTTAAAGAGCTGGTGTAAATCCTCGGCAATGAAATGGGGTTGGGACAGCGATATAGCCGAATTTTTCAATCTTCCCTATTATGAAGACTTTACTGTTTCCAAAGGGATAGACCGTCTTTTGCTCGGTTCTGCAGTACTTGCCTACGAGTGGAGCAGCTTTGATGATATTGTTCCCAGTGTATCTGTGGAGGGGGAGAATTTTGAAATTCTCGGCAGATTTGTAAAATATGTTTATACTGTAAAAAGATACCGGGATGTAATGGAAAAAAATTATTCCGCCGAAGAGTGGCTTGACATATTAAATAATCTCCAGCAGGACTTATTTTCCGGAACTGCTGATAATGAGGGTCTGCAGGAGATAAACAATGGTATAAGGGCATTCGGTACTTATACAGCAGGAATTATCAGTGAAGAGTTACCGGTGGAGGTTGTTGCGGAATTTTTTAAATCTTATTTTAGAAGTGTTGAGAAAAGCGGCGGTTATATGGAGGGAGGTATTACGTTCTGCTCCATGATTCCAATGAGAAGCATCCCATTTAAAATTATCTGTATGATAGGTATGAATGATACTTCTTTTCCACGCATTCATAAACCTATGGAATTTGACCTGACCGCCGTATATCCTGCAAAAGGTGACAGATCAACCAAGGATAATGACAGGTATCTTTTTCTTGAAACGATAATGTCAGCCAGAAAAAAACTATATATAAGCTATACCGGTCAAAGTATAAAAGATAATTCCGATATCCCCCCTTCTCCCGTGGTTGCCGAACTGCTGGAGTATATAAGACAAATATCCGGTGGCTTATACTCTCTGATTAATAAACATAAACTTCACCCCTTCAGCATTGCCTATTTTGATGAAAAAGAAAAAATGTTCAGCTATTCGAAAACCAATTTTCAAATAGCCGAATCCTATTTAAAAGCACCAGAGACGGATGAAGATCGGGAGCAAGATATATTAACTGAAGATGCCAAACCGCCTTCGGAAATAGATATCGAGGAGATAGCGTATTTTTTTAAAAACCCTCTGAGGTATTATTTCAAAAATAATCTCGGCATCTATCCTGAAAACCTGGCACAGGATAATGAGGATGTGGAGCCTTTGAATCTGAACAATTTACAAAAAACCATATTGAAAGACAAGCTTGCAAAAGAATCCCTCTTTTCGGATGAACAGGAGATTTCTTTAGATGAGATGCTGAATTATTATCGGAAGAGCGGATTTTTCCCACCCGGAAGATTCGGTGAATATATGAAAGAAATCAATAAAAATAATGTCTCCTTTTTCATAAATAATATAAAGAAAACGTTACAACCGCCTGAAATAAAAGCAATGGATTTTTACCTTAATGTAAAAAACAGGAAGATTAACATCAGGGGTGAATATATGCTTTCCGGCTCTGTAAATATGCTTGCCCGAATGGCGAAAATAAAAGATTCCGACAGAATAAAGGCATGGCTGTATCATATTTTTGCTCTTTATGATTTATTACAGAGTAACCGGTTCAGTGGAGAATTCAGTACACTCTTTTATTCTGAGGATAAAATACTTAAATTTGAAGACTATCCGGATTTATACAAAAATGATGAAAAGATGTATGAAAACCTGCAGAGTTATATTAGGTTTATTGTCGAAACGTATCTTTACGGCTCAGTGAATCCCCTGCCCCTTTTTCCCGTATTTGGCTGCAGTTATGCAAAGAAAATTATGAAAGGTGAATCGGCTGACTTCGGACGCTCCTGGTGGGCGCAAAACGTCTATAAGAACGATGATAAGTTTTATTTGGAGAAGCTGTACGGCGATGTTATCCCGGAAACGGAAAATTTAAAAAAACTTTCACAGATAATCTATCTGCCTATGCTGCAAAAGGAGTCGTTCGTTGGGACATAA
- a CDS encoding TolC family protein has product MKKVLILFILFSLAGSIQALTIDEAVQEGLANNFGLKSQSSVIKSSEYSMKASKAGRMPSLILEGSYTKNDRAKKTQISLPSPGIPDISMTQVEQEYTEAMAALKYDLYTGGAVTHDIKSKKLNYKYEKLIFDEKKQELIYNIRAAFINILKLKSLLNSAKQEVSALQSHMQDVIDLAKEGLVPELDKLHTKVKLRMAQQKVTALEGNLKSAKSQLYSLMGMNPSAKEYTIEKIDSMKILRLRLKELFNYAEENRPILKALRIKYHSVLQKAQAAESGYKPKVYVMGGYKYSDMNENVEPQDNAFIQAGVSFRLNWTKDFNMVNSLKQKAYSVADTRLNTILQIKTEVRNAFEDMQSALENKKVAKTALKEAEEYYRIMKLKYKNTLATNTDLLDAEAMLTKAREDYTIAFYNYAESIYALEKAVGKPLR; this is encoded by the coding sequence ATGAAAAAGGTGCTGATTCTTTTTATTTTATTTAGTCTTGCCGGCTCAATACAAGCACTTACAATAGATGAAGCAGTACAAGAAGGGCTGGCAAATAACTTCGGCCTTAAATCCCAAAGCAGTGTAATTAAAAGCTCGGAATACAGTATGAAGGCTTCAAAAGCAGGCAGGATGCCTTCTTTAATTCTTGAAGGCAGTTATACAAAAAATGACAGAGCTAAAAAAACTCAGATTTCCCTGCCGTCTCCCGGGATTCCGGACATTTCCATGACACAGGTGGAGCAGGAGTACACCGAAGCTATGGCTGCACTTAAATATGATTTATATACAGGTGGAGCAGTAACACACGATATTAAATCAAAAAAGCTCAATTACAAATATGAAAAGCTCATCTTTGACGAGAAGAAACAAGAACTTATTTACAATATCCGTGCAGCTTTCATCAATATATTAAAACTGAAATCTCTTCTAAACAGCGCAAAACAGGAAGTTTCAGCACTTCAGTCGCATATGCAGGATGTAATCGATCTGGCAAAAGAAGGGCTGGTTCCGGAATTGGACAAACTGCATACAAAGGTAAAACTCAGAATGGCTCAGCAGAAAGTAACGGCTTTAGAAGGGAATTTAAAAAGTGCAAAGAGTCAGCTTTACTCACTTATGGGGATGAACCCTTCTGCAAAAGAATACACAATAGAGAAAATTGACAGTATGAAAATCCTGCGGCTGAGACTTAAAGAACTTTTTAATTATGCAGAAGAAAACAGACCGATTTTAAAAGCTTTACGGATTAAGTACCATTCTGTGCTCCAAAAAGCACAAGCTGCAGAGAGCGGTTATAAACCAAAAGTTTATGTAATGGGCGGATATAAGTACTCCGACATGAATGAAAATGTTGAGCCACAGGACAACGCTTTCATACAGGCGGGGGTATCTTTCAGACTGAACTGGACTAAAGACTTCAATATGGTAAACAGCCTAAAACAGAAGGCATATTCCGTAGCCGATACAAGACTTAACACGATTCTGCAAATTAAAACAGAAGTGAGAAATGCATTTGAAGATATGCAGTCCGCACTTGAAAACAAAAAAGTTGCAAAAACAGCTCTAAAAGAAGCAGAAGAGTACTACAGAATAATGAAACTCAAATACAAAAACACACTGGCAACAAATACCGATTTGCTGGATGCCGAAGCAATGCTTACAAAAGCAAGGGAAGATTACACAATAGCTTTTTATAATTACGCTGAAAGTATTTATGCGCTTGAAAAAGCTGTGGGAAAACCGTTGAGGTGA
- the recB gene encoding exodeoxyribonuclease V subunit beta, producing the protein MGHNYFNIQECPIEGSNLIEASAGTGKTYSIASLFLKALLQKRVKSVKNILVLTFTKAATAEIKLRIYENLLTAKRMLEETSENVREHLFEKEPVIRDILKPYLDERSEALKIISNAVKNFDENGIYTIHGFCNLILSEYAFSSGVPFDKNMVTDQSLLVFETIVDYWRKFAFFAPKCVMNKLEKLEFSELISLYKIKESNPYIRINQQEENMTGISNRVVNCYNSAEEIHNELDEKLKHTDTTSFLELIPFEKLKGNIYQKSSIEAKAEKFLNFISGDQPLYAKEILDDSIIIYFTARKITSSLKKNNEIDEMPEIFKMIEHFYDIYLQYMQAADGWLTGFKKNMIDFVHKRLNAYKSARGILYFNDQLSILHDALSETGDHFKDRIADEYQLVFVDEFQDTDPLQYEIIKKLFIDKSAVFFIGDPKQSIYSFRGADIYSYIKAKENVESGYTMKTNFRSESALVYGVNRIFNSRFRRENPFVIENIGYSDVDSENKGETKLIVEGEEYKPLKIWAFETSDGNLINEDEYNETAALTTAREVARLLKLSAESKAYIKHKDKYEQLKPADFAVLCRKTKEAFIVKKYLDQLGIANIISSSKSIFESEEVYEIHLLLNCISEPGNLNLIKNFLITDLMGFKPHHVKNMEESEGLGGYSIKLRGYKELLISRGIMHCVNEFLKDEQIIPRLIHSPYGKRKIANINQLSEILHKKESENALQLHELINWLSNQRSGNLLKEEEYELRMETDEDALNIMTIHKSKGLQFPVVFAPFLLAGSLMHSFKPFIYHDDDLEMHLQLESDEYIQRKYALECLSENLRLAYVALTRAKYRCYTALAKTRNAGTSAFAYLFSGGDIFSKEWKKEFNSIISMENFVTEALGNEAFDFIDILPAKPESADINSDFELSGSAEELSGEEKNLRVRQFQNKTPERWKISSFSSLLRKMNPHGTFATFMDDEVFDVSEISEEKREADYSMFSLPGGVNTGNALHDLLEHTDLNTVTESGLKEIVRRTLNLYHIDAKFKNAVSENINNLRKKNLGGEKGFQLKKVPYKDTLREMEFYFPSRSIDSRLIRDVFIRNAGEGETESIIAGSMGEDVSEKIYGFMKGYIDMIFRYNGRYYIIDWKTNYLGSTYEDYREDSLNQAMLKSQYFLQYHIYTVALTLHLNSKMENFDYERHFGGVYYLFLRGIDGGENSRNGIFFHKPAQSVIAGLIESFQIEPVFSNGGSSGNP; encoded by the coding sequence TTGGGACATAATTACTTTAATATTCAGGAATGCCCTATTGAAGGTTCCAATCTCATTGAAGCCAGTGCCGGAACAGGTAAAACCTACAGCATTGCTTCACTTTTCCTGAAAGCTCTTCTTCAAAAACGTGTTAAAAGCGTAAAGAATATTCTGGTTTTGACATTCACCAAGGCTGCCACCGCAGAAATAAAGCTGAGAATATATGAAAATCTGCTGACTGCAAAACGGATGCTTGAGGAAACGAGTGAGAATGTCAGAGAGCATCTTTTTGAGAAAGAACCTGTCATCAGAGATATATTGAAACCTTACCTTGATGAGCGCTCTGAGGCATTGAAAATTATTTCTAATGCCGTTAAAAATTTTGATGAAAACGGAATTTATACCATTCACGGTTTTTGTAATCTCATTTTGAGCGAATATGCTTTTTCCAGCGGTGTGCCCTTTGACAAAAATATGGTGACGGATCAGTCTCTGCTTGTTTTTGAAACAATTGTGGATTACTGGAGAAAGTTTGCTTTTTTTGCCCCCAAATGCGTGATGAACAAACTTGAAAAGCTTGAATTTTCAGAGCTGATAAGCCTGTATAAAATCAAAGAGTCAAATCCGTATATAAGGATAAATCAGCAGGAAGAAAATATGACCGGTATCAGTAACAGGGTCGTGAATTGTTATAACAGCGCTGAGGAAATTCATAACGAACTGGATGAAAAACTTAAACATACCGATACAACGTCTTTTCTGGAATTGATTCCTTTTGAAAAGCTGAAAGGTAATATTTACCAAAAATCCAGTATAGAAGCAAAAGCTGAAAAGTTTCTAAATTTTATTTCCGGTGATCAGCCCCTTTATGCCAAAGAGATACTTGATGATAGTATAATAATTTATTTTACCGCAAGAAAAATAACATCGTCCCTGAAGAAAAACAACGAAATCGATGAAATGCCCGAAATTTTTAAGATGATTGAACATTTTTATGACATTTATTTGCAGTATATGCAGGCTGCTGACGGTTGGCTGACCGGTTTTAAGAAAAATATGATAGATTTCGTTCACAAAAGGCTGAATGCTTACAAGTCGGCCCGGGGGATACTATACTTTAACGATCAGCTGTCAATCCTTCACGATGCCTTGAGTGAAACCGGTGACCATTTTAAAGACAGAATTGCCGATGAGTATCAGCTGGTCTTTGTAGATGAATTTCAGGATACCGATCCTCTGCAATACGAGATAATAAAAAAACTATTTATTGATAAATCCGCAGTTTTTTTCATCGGTGACCCGAAACAGTCGATATACAGCTTCAGAGGGGCGGATATTTACTCCTATATTAAAGCTAAGGAAAATGTGGAGAGCGGATATACTATGAAAACGAACTTCCGCTCAGAATCGGCTCTTGTTTACGGGGTTAACAGGATATTCAATTCACGTTTCCGCCGGGAAAACCCGTTTGTTATAGAAAATATAGGATATTCGGATGTGGATTCCGAGAATAAAGGTGAAACTAAGCTGATTGTTGAGGGGGAGGAGTATAAGCCGCTGAAAATCTGGGCTTTTGAGACTTCTGATGGCAATCTTATTAATGAAGATGAATACAATGAAACGGCTGCCTTGACAACAGCGAGAGAAGTTGCCAGGCTTCTGAAATTATCAGCGGAAAGCAAAGCATACATAAAGCATAAAGATAAATATGAGCAGCTGAAACCGGCTGATTTTGCCGTTCTTTGCAGAAAAACGAAAGAAGCATTCATTGTAAAAAAATATTTGGATCAGCTGGGGATTGCAAATATTATCAGCTCTTCAAAAAGCATATTTGAGTCAGAAGAGGTTTATGAAATCCACCTGCTGCTTAACTGCATTTCAGAGCCGGGAAATCTGAATCTGATAAAAAATTTCCTGATAACTGATTTAATGGGTTTCAAACCACACCATGTTAAAAATATGGAAGAATCTGAAGGTCTCGGGGGATATTCCATAAAGCTGAGGGGATACAAAGAGCTTTTGATCAGCAGAGGCATTATGCACTGTGTAAACGAATTTCTAAAAGATGAGCAAATTATTCCAAGGCTTATACATTCTCCTTACGGCAAAAGAAAGATTGCCAATATAAACCAATTGTCAGAGATTCTGCATAAAAAAGAGTCCGAAAATGCTTTACAGCTGCACGAGCTGATTAACTGGCTGAGCAATCAGCGCTCCGGAAACCTCTTGAAGGAGGAAGAGTATGAGCTGCGTATGGAGACGGATGAAGATGCGCTGAATATTATGACAATTCATAAGAGCAAGGGGCTGCAGTTTCCCGTTGTTTTTGCGCCCTTTCTGCTTGCCGGCTCCCTGATGCACAGCTTTAAACCGTTTATTTATCACGATGACGATTTGGAGATGCATCTGCAGCTGGAGAGTGATGAATATATCCAAAGAAAATATGCCCTTGAGTGTCTTTCGGAGAATCTGAGACTGGCTTATGTGGCACTTACAAGGGCAAAATACCGCTGCTACACGGCATTGGCAAAAACGCGTAATGCAGGCACATCGGCTTTTGCATATCTTTTTTCCGGCGGGGATATTTTTAGCAAAGAATGGAAAAAAGAGTTTAATAGTATAATAAGTATGGAAAACTTTGTGACGGAAGCTTTGGGTAATGAGGCTTTTGATTTTATCGACATTCTCCCTGCAAAACCTGAATCAGCGGATATCAACTCCGATTTTGAGCTGTCAGGATCTGCAGAAGAATTAAGCGGTGAGGAGAAAAATCTGCGGGTTCGCCAATTCCAGAATAAGACACCGGAGAGATGGAAAATATCAAGTTTTTCATCCCTTTTGAGAAAAATGAATCCTCACGGAACATTTGCCACCTTTATGGATGATGAGGTTTTCGATGTGTCAGAAATCAGTGAAGAAAAGAGGGAGGCGGATTATTCGATGTTTTCCCTGCCGGGGGGTGTTAATACGGGCAATGCTCTGCACGACCTTTTGGAACATACGGATTTAAATACCGTTACAGAGAGCGGTTTGAAGGAGATTGTCAGAAGAACCCTAAATTTATACCACATTGATGCAAAGTTTAAAAACGCTGTCAGCGAGAATATTAACAACCTGCGCAAAAAAAATCTGGGGGGTGAAAAAGGTTTTCAGTTAAAAAAAGTGCCTTATAAAGACACATTACGGGAGATGGAGTTTTATTTTCCTTCCCGCAGTATCGATTCCCGTCTTATTAGAGATGTTTTTATTAGAAATGCCGGAGAGGGTGAAACAGAAAGCATTATTGCCGGTTCGATGGGAGAGGATGTTTCCGAAAAAATTTACGGATTTATGAAAGGTTATATAGACATGATTTTCCGGTATAACGGCAGGTATTACATCATAGACTGGAAAACCAATTATCTCGGATCCACATATGAAGATTATCGTGAAGATTCCCTTAATCAGGCAATGCTGAAATCCCAATATTTTCTTCAATATCATATTTATACGGTTGCTTTAACGCTCCATCTGAACAGTAAAATGGAAAATTTTGATTATGAAAGGCATTTCGGCGGGGTATATTATCTTTTCCTGAGAGGTATCGACGGCGGCGAAAACAGCAGAAATGGTATATTCTTTCACAAACCCGCCCAGAGCGTTATTGCCGGACTGATTGAATCGTTCCAAATAGAGCCGGTTTTTTCAAACGGAGGCAGCAGTGGGAACCCTTGA